From the Micromonospora lupini genome, one window contains:
- the pyk gene encoding pyruvate kinase has protein sequence MGVTRRVKIVCTLGPATSSPERIRGLVEAGMNVARLNFSHGSHADHEAVYRLVREASEAAGKPVAILADLQGPKIRLGRFADGPHEWRTGDSVVITGDDILGTKERVSCTYRKLPHEVKPGDRLLIDDGRVAVEVTDVTGNDIRCLVTEGGPVSNNKGVSLPNVAVSVPAMSDKDAEDLRFSLGLGVDLVALSFVRSAEDIKLVHNIMAEEGVYRPVLAKVEKPEAVEHLEAIVLAFDGVMVARGDLGVEMPLDEVPLVQKRAVQLCRENAKPVIVATQMLDSMIENSRPTRAEASDVANAVLDGADAVMLSGETSVGKYPVLTVSTMAKIVTTTEAGSIGVPRLQHDPRTHGGALTVAASSIARAINAKALVAFSQTGDTVRRLSRLHCDLPLLAFTPVPEVRDQLALTWGVETFLMPFVQHTDDMFRQVDQALLGLDRANPGDYVVIVAGSPPGTPGSTNTLRVHQLGSLVDAASARALQ, from the coding sequence ATGGGCGTGACACGCCGCGTGAAGATCGTCTGCACTCTTGGTCCCGCCACCTCGTCCCCGGAGCGCATCCGGGGCCTCGTCGAGGCCGGCATGAACGTGGCGAGGCTCAACTTCAGCCACGGCAGCCACGCCGACCACGAGGCGGTCTACCGACTGGTCCGGGAGGCGTCCGAGGCCGCCGGCAAGCCGGTCGCCATCCTCGCCGACCTGCAGGGCCCCAAGATCCGGCTCGGCCGGTTCGCCGACGGCCCGCACGAGTGGCGCACCGGCGACTCCGTCGTGATCACCGGCGACGACATCCTCGGCACCAAGGAGCGGGTCTCCTGCACCTACCGCAAGCTGCCGCACGAGGTGAAGCCCGGTGACCGCCTGCTGATCGACGACGGCCGGGTCGCCGTGGAGGTCACCGACGTCACCGGCAACGACATCCGCTGCCTGGTCACCGAGGGCGGCCCGGTCTCCAACAACAAGGGCGTGTCGCTGCCCAACGTGGCGGTCAGCGTGCCCGCCATGTCGGACAAGGACGCCGAGGACCTGCGCTTCTCGCTGGGGCTCGGCGTCGACCTGGTCGCGCTGTCCTTCGTGCGCTCGGCCGAGGACATCAAGCTCGTCCACAACATCATGGCCGAGGAGGGCGTGTACCGCCCGGTGCTGGCCAAGGTCGAGAAGCCGGAGGCCGTGGAGCACCTGGAGGCCATCGTGCTGGCCTTCGACGGCGTCATGGTCGCCCGCGGCGACCTCGGCGTGGAGATGCCGCTGGACGAGGTCCCGCTCGTGCAGAAGCGGGCCGTGCAGCTCTGCCGGGAGAACGCCAAGCCTGTCATCGTGGCCACCCAGATGCTCGACTCCATGATCGAGAACTCGCGCCCCACCCGGGCGGAGGCCTCCGACGTGGCAAACGCGGTGCTCGACGGCGCCGACGCGGTGATGCTCTCCGGCGAGACAAGCGTCGGCAAGTACCCGGTGCTGACCGTCAGCACCATGGCCAAGATCGTCACGACGACCGAGGCCGGCTCGATCGGCGTGCCCCGGCTGCAGCACGACCCGCGTACCCACGGTGGCGCGCTGACCGTGGCCGCCTCGTCGATCGCCCGGGCCATCAACGCCAAGGCGCTCGTCGCCTTCTCGCAGACCGGCGACACCGTCCGGCGGCTCTCCCGCCTGCACTGCGACCTGCCGCTGCTGGCGTTCACGCCGGTCCCCGAGGTGCGTGACCAGCTCGCCCTGACCTGGGGCGTGGAGACCTTCCTCATGCCGTTCGTGCAGCACACCGACGACATGTTCCGCCAGGTCGACCAGGCGCTGCTCGGCCTCGACCGGGCCAACCCCGGCGACTACGTGGTGATCGTGGCGGGCAGCCCGCCCGGCACCCCCGGCTCGACCAACACGCTGCGCGTACACCAGCTCGGGTCGCTTGTCGACGCGGCGTCGGCGCGGGCGCTGCAGTGA
- a CDS encoding YciI family protein, whose protein sequence is MAGTPQVDFALDTYECIVIYPGAAARALPPETVQRLQAEHTEHMQALQRSGIILVAGSVDGPARTPEPPIGFGLARTGSVEDVRSVLEADPAVQAGLYRVDVLTFLCPAGSLEFPLVKAES, encoded by the coding sequence ATGGCGGGAACGCCGCAGGTCGACTTCGCGCTCGACACGTACGAGTGCATCGTGATCTATCCCGGCGCGGCCGCACGGGCGCTGCCCCCGGAGACCGTGCAACGGTTGCAGGCCGAGCACACCGAGCACATGCAGGCGTTGCAGCGCAGCGGGATCATCCTGGTCGCCGGCTCGGTGGATGGCCCGGCCCGTACGCCGGAGCCGCCGATCGGCTTCGGGCTGGCCCGCACGGGCAGTGTCGAGGACGTGCGCAGCGTGCTGGAGGCCGACCCGGCGGTGCAGGCAGGCCTCTACCGGGTGGACGTGCTGACCTTCCTCTGCCCGGCCGGCTCGCTGGAGTTTCCGCTGGTCAAAGCCGAGAGCTGA
- a CDS encoding CHAT domain-containing protein, with translation MWRRFRPDPVGRLRERLDRFDATGDHRAVLDSGAIRDGEAVIELVTATPTDKPLPERVAEGVFLLATLHWYRYHLLPSGEDADDLGQALGLTEFLLRFAPERVPPAMRALLHAHRPPGAGVPPADAPPARSGLRSAGPGADAAGAHYVEAVLLMAAAETSRDYRAADRAEPLLRQALDGTPPGAPERLHYLSALGKVHRDQFQHLGRRRALPAAVAAHRESLESTAVGDPERPVRLFNLGNVLGDTYEVDHDPAALDESITALRDAARAAAAGTPVRTMARMNLGQRLRDRWRLHGRPGDLDEAVDVFAAAQGSGDPRVAALHGTALAERFLRDRTPADRDAAIEAYRSALAGFGGLDPELAGSAQAGLATLLAERHQADADPVDLDAAVDAYRAALGAGPTPGGIDLDELRQALAVLLVTRYERRRRPDDVTEAVRLLRDGVAAARNTERRARRLAELGHALGAGHADLGGVRALRAGRDALTEAERLLPGTDPLRHQVLNNLGNTLRELSDLAGEPALLEPAAVALRAAVAAAAPDATLLPRYRSNLGLVLQALFASTQDLATLTEAVQVLAQVSDTTPPGHPDRMPALINYGSALNRRVELFLADQLPVGGQPAEQVAADIAADSEAAVAALREAAELAEREADPSEYAQAVATLALAHLLRHELRDDPAALDEAIRLLERLNDRPSADMDRHRIRTNLGNALLVRFEAGHAEADADAMLAAYRGAVDALAAEHPARTMCLNNLATALEAVADAAGDGSAASAEATEALRAAAQVEAAPSLLRARTAARYATRAAAAGDLTAALGGYASAIELIDLVAWHGMDHDDQARLLGLFSGLASDAAAVAVALRQPERAVELLEYGRGVLLTRAHDAGADLAALRARAPRLAARLAEVQAALDDFAVPSAGALSPVGGAGSAPERRYDLAVRRRDLLTEIRDQPGFADFLRPPPFAALATAAAGGPVVLVNVAARRCDALVVADGRVDLVPLPELTLAELVTRTAGFLTAIAVLTGPAAPNASAPETQRRRAAARAEAADTLDWLWRTVAAPVLDAAGPTAASSGPDWPRLWWCPTGLLTLLPLHAAGPLDGGDGVLDRVTPSYTASLRALAHARRGVPVRAEPVDSALLVGMPQTPGLADLPGVGREEEIVRRHLPRVRSLLGPAATPAAVLAALPDQPVVHLSCHGTQDLRAPAWGRLALAGGALHVRDLWRPAGNPAALAVLSACETVRGGAALPDEALTLGTAFQLAGFRQVIGALWSISDTLTVRLCADVYDGLAVPGGIAPDRAAAALHQAVRRLRAALPGLPDVWAGYAHLGP, from the coding sequence ATGTGGCGACGGTTCAGACCCGACCCGGTCGGTCGGCTGCGGGAGCGGCTGGACCGCTTCGACGCCACCGGCGACCACCGTGCGGTCCTCGACTCCGGCGCGATCCGCGACGGCGAGGCGGTCATCGAGCTGGTGACCGCCACGCCCACGGACAAGCCGCTGCCCGAGCGGGTCGCCGAGGGCGTGTTCCTCCTGGCCACCCTGCACTGGTACCGCTACCACCTGCTGCCCTCGGGCGAGGACGCCGACGACCTCGGCCAGGCGCTCGGGCTCACCGAGTTCCTGCTGCGCTTCGCACCGGAGCGGGTCCCGCCGGCGATGCGGGCGCTGCTGCACGCGCACCGACCGCCAGGCGCCGGCGTCCCACCCGCCGACGCGCCGCCGGCTCGGTCCGGCCTGCGGTCGGCCGGCCCGGGCGCCGACGCCGCCGGCGCCCACTACGTCGAGGCGGTCCTGCTGATGGCCGCCGCCGAGACCAGCCGCGACTACCGGGCGGCCGACCGGGCCGAACCGCTGCTGCGCCAGGCCCTCGACGGTACGCCGCCGGGGGCACCAGAGCGGCTGCACTACCTGTCCGCCCTCGGCAAGGTCCACCGTGACCAGTTCCAGCACCTCGGCCGGCGCAGGGCCCTCCCGGCGGCCGTCGCGGCGCACCGGGAGAGCCTGGAGTCCACAGCGGTCGGCGACCCGGAACGTCCGGTGCGGCTGTTCAACCTCGGCAACGTCCTGGGCGACACGTACGAGGTCGACCACGACCCGGCCGCGCTCGACGAGTCGATCACGGCGCTGCGCGACGCCGCCCGGGCTGCCGCCGCGGGCACGCCCGTGCGCACGATGGCGCGGATGAACCTCGGTCAGCGGCTGCGCGACAGGTGGCGGCTGCACGGCCGGCCGGGCGACCTCGACGAGGCGGTCGACGTCTTCGCCGCAGCCCAGGGCAGCGGCGACCCACGCGTCGCCGCGCTGCACGGCACCGCGCTCGCCGAACGGTTCCTGCGCGATCGGACACCTGCCGACCGGGATGCCGCGATCGAGGCGTACCGGTCGGCGCTTGCCGGGTTCGGCGGGCTCGACCCGGAACTGGCCGGAAGCGCCCAGGCCGGGCTCGCCACCCTGCTCGCCGAACGGCACCAGGCCGACGCCGACCCGGTCGACCTCGACGCGGCGGTCGACGCCTACCGGGCGGCGCTCGGCGCCGGACCGACGCCCGGCGGGATTGACCTCGACGAGCTGCGACAGGCTCTGGCCGTCCTGCTGGTGACCCGTTACGAGCGGCGGCGACGACCCGACGACGTCACCGAGGCGGTACGGCTGCTGCGCGACGGCGTGGCCGCCGCCCGGAACACCGAGCGGCGGGCGCGCAGGCTCGCCGAGCTCGGCCACGCGCTCGGTGCCGGCCATGCCGACCTGGGCGGCGTGCGCGCGCTGCGCGCCGGTCGGGACGCGCTGACCGAGGCCGAACGGCTGTTGCCCGGTACCGACCCGCTGCGCCACCAGGTGCTCAACAACCTCGGCAACACCCTGCGGGAACTCTCCGACCTGGCCGGCGAACCGGCACTGCTGGAACCGGCGGCGGTGGCGCTGCGGGCCGCGGTGGCCGCCGCCGCGCCGGACGCCACGCTCCTGCCCCGGTACCGCTCGAACCTCGGCCTGGTGCTGCAGGCGCTGTTCGCCTCGACCCAGGACCTGGCGACCCTCACCGAGGCCGTGCAGGTGCTGGCGCAGGTCAGCGACACCACACCACCCGGGCACCCGGACCGGATGCCGGCGCTGATCAACTACGGCTCGGCCCTGAACCGCCGGGTCGAGCTCTTCCTGGCCGATCAGTTGCCCGTCGGCGGCCAGCCCGCCGAACAGGTCGCGGCCGACATCGCCGCCGACTCCGAGGCCGCGGTCGCCGCGCTGCGCGAGGCCGCCGAGCTGGCCGAGCGGGAAGCCGACCCGTCCGAGTACGCCCAGGCGGTCGCCACCCTCGCCCTGGCTCACCTGCTGCGGCACGAACTGCGCGACGACCCGGCGGCACTCGACGAGGCGATCCGGCTGTTGGAACGCTTGAACGATCGGCCGTCGGCCGACATGGACCGGCACCGGATTCGCACGAACCTCGGCAACGCGCTGCTGGTGCGCTTCGAGGCGGGACACGCCGAGGCCGACGCCGACGCCATGCTGGCCGCGTACCGGGGGGCCGTCGACGCGCTGGCCGCCGAGCATCCCGCCCGCACCATGTGCCTGAACAACCTCGCCACCGCACTCGAAGCGGTCGCCGACGCCGCGGGCGACGGGTCCGCGGCGTCGGCCGAGGCGACCGAGGCGCTGCGCGCCGCCGCCCAGGTGGAGGCCGCGCCGTCGTTGCTGCGCGCCAGGACAGCCGCGCGGTACGCGACACGCGCCGCCGCGGCCGGTGATCTGACGGCGGCGCTCGGCGGGTACGCCTCCGCGATCGAGCTGATCGACCTGGTGGCGTGGCACGGCATGGACCACGACGACCAGGCCCGGCTGCTGGGGCTGTTCTCCGGGCTGGCCAGCGACGCGGCGGCGGTCGCCGTCGCCCTGCGCCAGCCGGAGCGCGCGGTCGAGCTGCTGGAGTACGGCCGGGGCGTCCTGTTGACCCGGGCTCACGACGCGGGCGCCGACCTGGCCGCGCTCCGCGCGCGGGCGCCCCGGCTGGCCGCCCGACTCGCCGAGGTGCAGGCCGCGCTCGACGACTTCGCCGTCCCCTCGGCCGGCGCGCTGTCACCTGTCGGCGGGGCCGGGTCCGCGCCGGAGCGGCGGTACGACCTCGCCGTACGCAGGCGTGACCTGTTGACGGAGATCCGCGACCAGCCCGGGTTCGCCGACTTCCTCCGCCCGCCGCCGTTCGCCGCGCTGGCCACCGCCGCCGCCGGTGGCCCCGTGGTGCTCGTCAACGTGGCCGCCCGGCGCTGCGACGCGCTCGTCGTCGCCGACGGCCGGGTCGACCTGGTGCCCCTGCCCGAGCTGACGCTGGCCGAGCTGGTCACCCGGACGGCGGGTTTCCTCACCGCGATCGCGGTGCTCACCGGCCCGGCGGCGCCGAACGCCTCCGCGCCGGAGACGCAGCGCCGCCGGGCGGCGGCGCGGGCCGAGGCCGCCGACACCCTGGACTGGCTGTGGCGGACGGTCGCGGCGCCGGTGCTCGACGCGGCCGGGCCCACAGCGGCGTCGTCCGGCCCGGACTGGCCACGTCTGTGGTGGTGTCCCACCGGGCTGCTCACCCTGCTGCCGTTGCACGCCGCCGGCCCGCTCGACGGCGGCGACGGGGTCCTGGACCGGGTGACGCCGTCGTACACGGCCTCGTTGCGGGCGCTGGCGCACGCACGGCGCGGTGTACCGGTCCGAGCCGAACCGGTCGACTCCGCGCTCCTGGTCGGCATGCCGCAGACCCCGGGCCTGGCCGACCTGCCAGGCGTCGGGCGGGAGGAGGAGATCGTCCGTCGACACCTGCCCCGGGTCCGTTCGCTGCTCGGCCCGGCGGCCACTCCGGCGGCGGTGCTGGCGGCGCTACCCGACCAACCGGTCGTCCACCTGTCCTGTCACGGCACACAGGACCTGCGCGCCCCGGCGTGGGGGCGTCTCGCGCTGGCCGGTGGCGCGCTGCACGTCCGGGACCTGTGGCGACCCGCCGGCAACCCGGCCGCGCTGGCAGTCCTCTCCGCCTGCGAGACGGTACGCGGCGGCGCCGCCCTGCCCGACGAGGCGCTCACCCTCGGCACCGCGTTCCAACTCGCCGGGTTTCGGCAGGTCATCGGCGCGCTCTGGTCCATCTCGGACACATTGACAGTGCGGCTCTGCGCCGACGTGTACGACGGTCTGGCGGTGCCCGGCGGGATCGCACCCGACCGGGCGGCGGCGGCCCTGCACCAGGCGGTCCGCCGGCTCCGCGCCGCCCTGCCCGGCCTACCCGACGTCTGGGCCGGCTACGCCCACCTCGGCCCCTGA
- a CDS encoding FAD-binding oxidoreductase, with protein sequence MSSAATPDVASAAARLRALLGDRLHEPGEPGFDTATRLWNAAVDRTPALVAHCLDAEEVAAAVRVAARCHLPVSVRSGGHDWAGRALRDGGLVLDLTGLRTVRVDADRGTVTVAGGASAADLLAAAAPYDLVVPTGVVRGVGMAGLTLAGGYGPLCGRFGLALDNLLGAEVVLADGRRVTADPRHDAELYWALRGGGGNVGVVTELRYRAHRLPAVLAGMIMFALAEAPAVLRGYAALLADAPDEVTVMAGFLPGPAGEPVVFVCPFYSGPDLDAGRPWLDRLRALGTPLVDQVDPLPYADALRMFDGGMVDGNHYLLRTRWLPSLVGGAVDALVEAARQVTSPFSALALHHFHGAATRVRLGDTAFGLRAAHLLTEIIAVWPPGGEAGPHREWADRTSAALAPFALPGGYPNLLAPTETERVRLAYGANWARLRRAKRHYDPRDLLTAVPTLPPSGHPE encoded by the coding sequence ATGAGCTCCGCCGCCACCCCCGACGTCGCGTCCGCCGCCGCGCGGCTGCGTGCCCTGCTCGGTGACCGCCTCCACGAGCCGGGCGAGCCCGGGTTCGACACCGCCACCCGCCTGTGGAACGCCGCCGTCGACCGTACGCCCGCCCTGGTCGCCCACTGCCTGGACGCCGAAGAGGTGGCCGCGGCGGTCCGCGTCGCCGCCCGGTGCCACCTGCCGGTGTCGGTCCGCTCCGGCGGGCACGACTGGGCCGGCCGGGCACTGCGCGACGGTGGCCTGGTGCTCGACCTGACAGGTCTGCGCACGGTCCGGGTCGACGCGGACCGGGGCACGGTGACGGTGGCCGGCGGTGCCAGCGCCGCCGACCTGCTCGCCGCGGCGGCCCCGTACGACCTGGTGGTCCCCACGGGTGTGGTCCGGGGCGTGGGCATGGCCGGGCTGACCCTGGCCGGTGGGTACGGTCCGCTCTGCGGGCGGTTCGGCCTGGCCCTGGACAACCTGCTCGGGGCGGAGGTCGTCCTCGCCGACGGCCGTCGGGTCACCGCCGACCCGCGCCACGACGCCGAGTTGTACTGGGCGCTGCGCGGCGGCGGCGGGAACGTCGGCGTGGTCACCGAGCTGCGGTACCGGGCGCACCGGCTGCCCGCCGTGCTCGCCGGCATGATCATGTTCGCGCTGGCCGAGGCGCCGGCGGTGCTGCGCGGCTACGCGGCGCTGCTCGCCGACGCCCCGGACGAGGTGACAGTGATGGCCGGCTTCCTGCCCGGCCCGGCCGGCGAACCGGTGGTCTTCGTGTGCCCCTTCTACAGCGGCCCGGACCTGGACGCCGGCCGGCCGTGGCTGGACCGGCTGCGCGCGCTGGGCACCCCGCTCGTCGACCAGGTCGACCCGCTGCCGTACGCGGACGCGTTGCGGATGTTCGACGGCGGAATGGTCGACGGAAACCACTACCTGCTGCGTACCCGCTGGCTGCCCTCGCTCGTCGGCGGCGCGGTGGACGCGCTCGTCGAGGCCGCCCGGCAGGTCACCTCGCCGTTCTCCGCGCTGGCCCTGCACCACTTCCACGGCGCGGCCACCAGGGTCCGGCTCGGCGACACGGCGTTCGGTCTGCGCGCCGCGCACCTGCTGACCGAGATCATCGCGGTCTGGCCGCCGGGCGGGGAGGCCGGGCCGCACCGGGAGTGGGCCGATCGCACCTCGGCGGCGCTCGCCCCGTTCGCCCTGCCCGGGGGCTATCCGAACCTGCTCGCCCCGACCGAGACCGAACGGGTCCGGCTGGCGTACGGCGCGAACTGGGCGCGTCTGCGTCGGGCCAAGCGGCACTACGACCCTCGTGACCTGCTCACCGCCGTGCCCACGCTGCCCCCGTCGGGGCACCCGGAGTGA
- a CDS encoding aldo/keto reductase, with product MATDISKQPAKASGTYRIGGDVTVNRLGYGAMQITGPGVWGDPKDPAEALRVLRRSVELGVTFIDTADSYGPFVSELLIREALHPYADDLVIATKAGLTRSGPGDWRPVGRPEYLRQQCELSLRHLGLDSIPLYQLHRIDPQVPLADQLGELALLQQEGKIRHIGLSEVSVEQIEQARAITTVASVQNLYNLANRSAEDVLEYCERNDLAFIPWFPIATGELARPGGPLDAISTEHGATPAQLALAWLLRRSPVMLPIPGTSSVAHLEENVAAADVRLTDDEFESLAKAS from the coding sequence ATGGCCACCGACATCAGCAAGCAGCCCGCGAAGGCGTCCGGCACGTACCGGATCGGGGGCGACGTCACTGTCAACCGGCTCGGTTACGGGGCGATGCAGATCACCGGGCCGGGTGTCTGGGGTGATCCGAAGGACCCGGCCGAGGCGCTGCGGGTGCTGCGCCGGTCGGTCGAGCTGGGCGTGACGTTCATCGACACCGCCGACTCGTACGGCCCGTTCGTGTCCGAGTTGCTGATCCGCGAGGCTCTGCACCCGTACGCGGACGACCTGGTCATCGCGACCAAGGCCGGGCTGACCCGCTCCGGCCCGGGCGACTGGCGTCCGGTGGGCCGCCCGGAGTACCTGCGCCAGCAGTGTGAGCTGAGCCTGCGTCACCTGGGTCTGGACAGCATCCCGCTCTACCAGCTGCACCGGATCGACCCGCAGGTGCCGCTTGCCGACCAGCTGGGTGAGCTGGCCCTGTTGCAGCAGGAGGGCAAGATCCGCCACATCGGGCTGTCCGAGGTGAGCGTCGAGCAGATCGAGCAGGCCCGCGCGATCACCACTGTCGCCTCCGTGCAGAACCTGTACAACCTCGCCAACCGCAGCGCCGAGGACGTCCTGGAGTACTGCGAGCGCAACGACCTCGCGTTCATCCCGTGGTTCCCGATCGCCACCGGCGAGCTGGCCCGCCCGGGCGGCCCGCTGGACGCGATCTCCACCGAGCACGGGGCGACGCCCGCGCAGCTCGCGCTGGCCTGGCTGCTGCGCCGCTCGCCGGTGATGCTGCCGATCCCCGGCACGTCCTCGGTGGCGCACCTGGAGGAGAACGTGGCCGCGGCCGACGTGCGGCTCACCGACGACGAGTTCGAGTCGCTGGCCAAGGCGAGCTGA
- a CDS encoding lipase family alpha/beta hydrolase, with translation MLLRKTVLVVALATAALLASAGAATAASSTPTPAAAAGTAAAANPVIVVGGLSGVAVAYEPIAARLRADGYRTFIYQLPGLGLGDIPASARAFAGYVEQVRASTGAATVDLVAHSEGGLVSRYYLKRLGGTAGVGRYVSLGTPQYGTYVANIVAFLGLGSCAGIVACQQMTIGSAFLADLNAGDDTPGSVRYTTVRTLQDELVRPTGNAAVNDGATNVLIQGYCPLRVVGHLGLVLDGTAYTIVRGALVDGPVRPNCLAV, from the coding sequence ATGCTGCTCCGAAAGACCGTCCTCGTCGTAGCCCTCGCCACCGCCGCCCTGCTCGCATCCGCCGGCGCCGCGACAGCGGCCTCCTCCACCCCGACCCCCGCAGCCGCTGCGGGAACCGCCGCCGCGGCCAACCCGGTCATCGTGGTCGGCGGCCTCAGCGGCGTCGCCGTGGCGTACGAGCCCATCGCCGCCCGGCTGCGCGCCGACGGCTACCGGACCTTCATCTACCAGCTCCCCGGGCTGGGCCTCGGTGACATCCCCGCCTCGGCCCGCGCGTTCGCCGGCTACGTCGAGCAGGTGCGCGCCAGCACCGGCGCGGCGACCGTCGACCTCGTCGCCCACTCGGAGGGCGGCCTGGTCAGCCGCTACTACCTCAAGCGCCTGGGCGGCACCGCAGGCGTCGGCCGGTACGTCAGCCTGGGCACACCCCAGTACGGCACCTACGTCGCCAACATCGTGGCGTTCCTCGGCCTCGGCAGCTGCGCCGGCATCGTGGCCTGCCAACAGATGACCATCGGCTCCGCCTTCCTCGCCGACCTCAACGCCGGCGACGACACCCCCGGGTCGGTGCGCTACACGACCGTCCGCACGCTCCAGGACGAGCTGGTCCGCCCGACCGGCAACGCGGCAGTCAACGACGGAGCGACGAACGTCCTCATCCAGGGGTACTGCCCGCTGCGGGTGGTCGGCCACCTCGGCCTGGTGCTCGACGGCACCGCGTACACAATCGTGCGCGGCGCCCTGGTCGACGGCCCGGTGCGACCCAACTGCCTCGCGGTGTGA
- a CDS encoding acyl-CoA thioesterase, with translation MSDGRVAVGQAAVDELLEVLDLDPTGDMTFRGMSPPVGPQRVYGGQVAGQALVAAGRTVDPERFVHSLHGYFVRPGDPVEPIEYQVENIRDGRSFSVRRAVALQHDKPIFFMSASFQRAEEGLDHQAPAPLDVPAPQDVPTMSDRLSRYPERLGIWGQIPRPIDVRYVGEPGWVRPGDRPADPHQRVWMRIDGKLPDDPLLHACALTYASDLTLLDSVLSVHGEVWGPGGVVGASLDHALWFHRPFRADEWFLYDCWSPSASGARGLATGRMFTTDGRQIASAVQEGLLRRVGA, from the coding sequence GTGAGCGACGGTCGGGTCGCGGTCGGCCAGGCAGCGGTCGATGAGCTGCTGGAAGTGCTGGACCTCGACCCGACCGGGGACATGACCTTCCGGGGGATGAGCCCGCCGGTCGGCCCACAACGGGTGTACGGCGGCCAGGTTGCCGGTCAGGCCCTGGTCGCCGCCGGCCGCACGGTGGACCCGGAGCGGTTCGTGCACTCGCTGCACGGCTACTTCGTCCGCCCCGGCGACCCGGTCGAGCCGATCGAGTACCAGGTGGAGAACATCCGCGACGGCCGGTCCTTCTCGGTGCGCCGGGCTGTCGCCCTCCAGCACGACAAGCCGATCTTCTTCATGTCGGCGTCGTTCCAGCGGGCCGAGGAGGGGCTGGACCACCAGGCCCCCGCGCCGCTTGACGTGCCCGCCCCGCAGGACGTGCCGACGATGTCCGACCGGCTCTCCCGTTACCCCGAGCGCCTGGGCATCTGGGGGCAGATCCCCCGCCCGATCGACGTGCGTTACGTGGGGGAGCCCGGCTGGGTCCGCCCCGGCGACCGGCCGGCCGACCCGCACCAGCGGGTCTGGATGCGCATCGACGGCAAGCTGCCCGACGACCCGCTGCTGCACGCGTGCGCGCTCACGTACGCCTCGGACCTCACCCTGCTCGACTCGGTGCTCTCCGTGCACGGCGAGGTGTGGGGGCCGGGCGGTGTGGTCGGCGCGAGCCTGGACCACGCCCTGTGGTTCCACAGGCCGTTCCGCGCCGACGAGTGGTTCCTCTACGACTGCTGGAGCCCGTCGGCGTCCGGCGCGCGAGGGCTGGCCACCGGCCGGATGTTCACCACCGACGGCCGGCAGATCGCCAGCGCCGTGCAGGAGGGTCTGCTGCGCCGCGTCGGCGCCTGA
- a CDS encoding TetR/AcrR family transcriptional regulator yields MTSAGQMPEVFAQRPKRADARRNYDALVAAARDAFAENGAAASLEDVARRAGVGIGTLYRNFPTRRHLFEAVYVEEVRALSNSAADLAELPPWDALVAWLHRFVAYVATKRALAEQLLHDSEIFTSCRTEIYAAGEPLMRRAQAAGAVRDDIGFDDVVRLISGLTMAQFAAPEQRDRVLGVALDGLRATAG; encoded by the coding sequence ATGACCAGCGCGGGGCAGATGCCCGAGGTCTTCGCGCAACGGCCCAAGCGGGCCGACGCGCGGCGCAACTACGACGCCCTGGTCGCCGCGGCGCGCGACGCGTTCGCCGAGAACGGCGCCGCCGCCTCCCTGGAGGACGTGGCCCGCCGGGCCGGGGTGGGCATCGGCACCCTCTACCGCAACTTCCCGACCCGCCGGCACCTGTTCGAGGCCGTGTACGTCGAGGAGGTCCGCGCGCTGAGCAACTCCGCCGCCGACCTGGCCGAACTGCCCCCGTGGGACGCCCTTGTCGCGTGGCTGCACCGCTTCGTCGCGTACGTCGCCACGAAGCGGGCGCTCGCCGAGCAGTTGCTGCACGACTCGGAGATCTTCACCAGTTGCCGGACGGAGATCTACGCCGCCGGCGAGCCGCTGATGCGCCGCGCCCAGGCGGCCGGGGCGGTCCGCGACGACATCGGCTTCGACGACGTGGTGCGCCTGATCAGCGGCCTGACGATGGCCCAGTTCGCCGCGCCCGAGCAACGTGACCGGGTGCTCGGCGTGGCCCTGGACGGGCTGCGCGCGACAGCCGGCTGA